The following are encoded together in the Cololabis saira isolate AMF1-May2022 chromosome 5, fColSai1.1, whole genome shotgun sequence genome:
- the irf7 gene encoding interferon regulatory factor 7, whose protein sequence is MQSPPKPQFASWLIEQVQTGQYSGLRYVAPNKFRVPWKHNSRKDCNDEDNKIFRAWAVASGKINEFPNDKARWKTNFRCALNNLSKRFEMIKDDSKNQDDPHKIYEIINKENGGEGLPTQDSQDSDMTPDIYSSPIEPFPSAIEPNLINNFIALDLGTQPTVEQQWAEDYIQCDQPYIGNYRAAAENLPQPVPNAQSVYNEAANPVPNLSQAPHICDLEISINYRKKEMLKTNLNTNRLQLHYHQEAPELNAHPLCFPSTEGLLDHKQIDYTNRILNSIQRGLVLEVQETGIYAWRQDRCHVFATTSDPSVAHPNPQKLPQNTKVELLNFEKYVNELKHFKENNGGSPEYTINLCFGERFPDGKPLEKKLITVKVVPLICRYFHHVAQEEGASSLHSANVSLQISHDSLFDFINSVFAPPTAEEQLLPAAPFFG, encoded by the exons ATGCAAAG CCCTCCGAAGCCCCAGTTCGCCAGCTGGCTCATCGAGCAGGTGCAGACGGGCCAGTACAGCGGCCTGCGCTATGTGGCCCCCAACAAGTTCAGAGTCCCCTGGAAGCACAACTCCAGGAAGGACTGCAACGACGAGGACAATAAAATATTCCGG GCCTGGGCAGTGGCGAGTGGAAAGATAAACGAGTTCCCCAATGACAAAGCCAGGTGGAAAACCAACTTCCGCTGTGCTCTGAACAACCTCAGTAAGCGCTTCGAGATGATAAAAGATGATTCCAAGAATCAAGATGACCCGCATAAAATCTACGAGATCATCAACAAAGAGA ACGGAGGTGAAGGTCTTCCAACGCAGGACTCGCAGGATTCCGACATGACTCCAGATATATACAGCTCTCCTATAGAGCCCTTCCCCTCAGCCATTGAG CCCAATCTGATTAACAATTTTATAGCCTTGGACCTTGGCACACAACCAACAG TGGAGCAGCAGTGGGCAGAGGACTACATCCAGTGTGATCAACCTTACATTGGAAACTATCGTGCTGCAGCGGAGAACCTCCCGCAGCCTGTACCTAATGCTCAGTCAGTCTACAACGAGG CAGCAAACCCTGTCCCCAATTTATCTCAAGCACCGCACATTTGTGACCTGGAGATCTCCATCAActacaggaaaaaagaaatgctAAAGACCAATTTAAACACCAATCGTCTTCAGCTTCACTATCATCAGGAGGCCCCCGAGTTGAACGCCCATCCTCTCTGCTTTCCCTCCACCGAGGGTCTCCTGGACCACAAACAG ATCGATTACACCAACCGCATCCTTAACAGCATCCAGCGAGGTCTGGTCCTGGAGGTACAAGAAACCGGGATCTACGCGTGGAGGCAGGACAGATGCCACGTGTTTGCTACCACCAGTGACCCCAGTGTGGCTCATCCAAACCCCCAAAAACTCCCCCAAAACACCAAGGTCGAGCTCCTAAACTTTGAGAAGTATGTAAATG AGCTTAAACATTTCAAGGAGAATAATGGTGGCTCACCTGAATACACCATCAACCTGTGTTTCGGAGAACGCTTCCCCGATGGGAAACCTTTGGAAAAGAAGCTCATCACAGTGAAA GTGGTGCCTCTAATCTGTCGGTATTTTCATCATGTGGCTCAGGAGGAGGGGGCTTCGTCTCTTCACAGTGCTAATGTCAGCCTACAGATTTCACACGACAGCCTGTTTGATTTCATCAACTCCGTGTTTGCTCCGCCGACTGCTGAAGAGCAGTTACTTCCTGCTGCACCTTTCTTTGGCTAA
- the ascl1b gene encoding achaete-scute homolog 1b yields METTSITTTQTAFTFGLSERHASISLHAPPQDVVTVQPSSQAAGCCQSKSKVLKRQRSSSPELLRCKRRLSFNGLGYSIPQQQPVAVARRNERERNRVKQVNMGFQTLRQHVPNGAANKKMSKVETLRSAVEYIRALQQLLDEHDAVSAAFQCGLPSPTLSNSYSADPESPHSTYSSDEGGYEPLSSEEQELLDFTTWFDRY; encoded by the coding sequence ATGGAGACTACATCCATCACCACCACGCAGACAGCATTCACCTTTGGACTAAGTGAGAGACACGCAAGCATCAGCCTGCACGCCCCGCCCCAGGACGTAGTAACTGTCCAGCCGAGCAGCCAGGCGGCCGGCTGCTGCCAGAGCAAGAGCAAGGTGCTGAAGAGACAGCGCTCCAGCTCCCCGGAGCTGCTGCGCTGCAAGCGCCGCCTCAGCTTCAACGGCCTCGGATACTCCAtcccgcagcagcagcccgTGGCCGTGGCCCGGCGGAACGAGAGGGAGAGGAACCGAGTCAAGCAGGTCAACATGGGCTTCCAGACTCTCCGCCAGCACGTGCCGAACGGCGCGGCCAACAAGAAGATGAGCAAGGTGGAGACGCTGCGGTCCGCGGTGGAGTACATCAGggcgctgcagcagctgctcgaCGAGCACGACGCGGTGTCGGCCGCCTTCCAGTGCGGGCTGCCGTCACCCACGCTCTCCAACAGCTACTCCGCCGACCCCGAGTCGCCTCACTCCACCTACTCTTCAGATGAAGGAGGCTATGAGCCTCTGAGCTCCGAGGAGCAGGAACTGTTGGACTTCACCACCTGGTTTGACAGGTACTGA